In a genomic window of Gossypium arboreum isolate Shixiya-1 chromosome 7, ASM2569848v2, whole genome shotgun sequence:
- the LOC108477043 gene encoding protein MAINTENANCE OF MERISTEMS-like — MPSPPSSLIENYLREAGFWHAATIGRGYKLNPKLISALIERWRPKMHTFHFPCGECTIILEKVQLQLGLPVNGAALTRSVQFADWGAICYDLLNTIPDNIYKGRIEMGWLLDTFSELGNDSTEVERIRYARAYILNMIGGYLMSDLS; from the coding sequence ATGCCTAGTCCACCATCATCGTTGATAGAAAATTACTTAAGGGAAGCGGGTTTTTGGCACGCGGCCACTATAGGCCGAGGGTACAAGTTGAACCCGAAACTCATCAGCGCGTTAATAGAGAGGTGGAGACCGAAGATGCACACATTCCATTTTCCATGCGGAGAGTGTACTATCATTTTGGAGAAAGTCCAGTTACAATTAGGATTGCCAGTAAATGGGGCCGCACTCACTAGGTCCGTTCAATTTGCTGATTGGGGTGCCATATGCTATGATCTTTTGAATACGATTCCGGATAATATTTACAAAGGTCGGATCGAGATGGGCTGGTTACTAGACACATTCTCGGAGTTGGGGAATGATTCGACTGAAGtagaaagaatacgatatgctcgGGCATACATCCTTAATATGATTGGAGGTTATCTGATGTCGGACTTGTCATGA